The Rhipicephalus sanguineus isolate Rsan-2018 chromosome 7, BIME_Rsan_1.4, whole genome shotgun sequence genome includes a window with the following:
- the LOC119399989 gene encoding lysophosphatidylserine lipase ABHD12: MLRWRGTTTSNAAGTPPQKDDERQTRAPPKRKHRSTLSVLLLLLVLTAIGILVIAPAVFYVSPWIRHKTVFLTFVNLPPFPRLNDPRSYDLRCAHNFYLDSEEAGLRLGAWHIPPASSVDRLGCDKLDQDWFAHDKRPVVLYLHGNGGSRAGGHRVSLYKVLTGRLDAHVLAVDYRGYADSGSGLAGPSAEALPQDARTALRWLQARTAGRPLIVWSHSLGTGVAVRLMEELHRRGEPLPAGLVLEAPFDALHHVAATHPLSLPYRWLPYFECAFVNSLKNDPVVQFDSAARARHVPPKLPVLVLHARDDATVPFPLGENLHKALHKARQNQPGAAPLRLHAYDGQLGYGHKHMHRDPELISTVAKFFALNVTDARP, encoded by the exons ATGCTGCGCTGGCGAGGCACCACCACGTCGAATGCGGCCGGAACGCCACCGCAAAAGGATGATGAGAGGCAGACACGCGCGCCCCCAAAACGGAAGCATCGCAGCACGCTGTCTGTGCTTCTACTACTTCTGGTGTTGACAGCCATCGGGATCCTTGTCATAGCGCCTGCCGTGTTCTACGTGTCGCCCTGGATCCGACACAAAACCGTCTTCCTCACCTTCGTCAACCTGCCGCCTTTCCCTCGCCTGAACGACCCCAGATCATACGACCTCAG GTGCGCGCACAACTTTTACCTGGACTCCGAGGAGGCAGGCCTGCGGCTCGGAGCCTGGCACATTCCTCCAGCTTCTTCTGTGGATCGGCTAGGCTGTGACAAGCTAGACCAGGACTGGTTTGCGCACGACAAGAGGCCCGTGGTGCTGTACTTGCACGGAAATGGTGGCTCCCGGGCCGGTGGGCACCGTGTTAGCCTCTACAAG GTGCTGACTGGACGTCTGGACGCACACGTGTTGGCAGTCGACTACAGGGGTTACGCCGACTCGGGCTCGGGTTTGGCCGGACCCTCTGCTGAGGCGCTACCGCAGGATGCCCGTACCGCACTGCGCTGGCTCCAGGCACGCACGGCAGGCCGGCCGCTGATCGTGTGGAGCCACTCGCTGGGAACCGGCGTTGCTGTGCGCCTCATGGAAGAGCTGCACCGCCGCGGAGAGCCGCTACCGGCGGGTCTCGTCCTCGAAGCCCCATTCGATGCCCTGCACCACGTCGCCGCCACGCACCCACTGTCACTGCCCTACCGGTGGCTGCCTTACTTCGAGTGCGCCTTCGTCAACAGCCTAAAGAACGACCCTGTCGTCCAGTTCGACAGCGCCGCCCGCGCCCGCCACGTTCCGCCCAAGCTGCCCGTCTTAGTGCTGCACGCGCGCGATGACGCAACGGTCCCATTTCCATTGGGCGAGAACTTGCACAAGGCCCTGCACAAAGCTCGCCAGAACCAGCCTGGTGCGGCGCCTCTGCGGCTGCACGCCTATGACGGCCAATTAGGGTATGGCCACAAGCACATGCACCGCGACCCGGAGCTGATTTCCACTGTGGCCAAGTTCTTCGCACTCAATGTCACCGACGCGCGGCCTTAG
- the LOC119399991 gene encoding NAD-dependent protein deacetylase sirtuin-7 codes for MADLESSSRELRKSADLRRILFKEEEQAKTRHIRKLMNKPAWERSPDEECILENSRDLVQLLQERSRKRRCNEQRLQEVQDPPAVLAEKCEALATAIAEARHLVVYTGAGISTAARIPDYRGPAGVWTLLHKGLTLPEVQDLSQACPTFTHMALAQLQRTGHVKHVVSQNCDGLHVRSGLTRKRLSEVHGNMFLEVCPRCKPLRQYFRLFDVTERTALRRHRTGRQCHVCSADLVDTIVHFGETGRLRWPLNWQGAGRAADRCDTILCLGSSLKVLRRYRCLWGLDRPVRDRPKLYIVNLQWTPKDESAALKINGRCDDVMRAVMEHLKICVPEYERHNDPLWKLHTPVRPKEMQTFTRLPLVVAEEPPHQDHCYAISIKKEDDEDGSENGSEDEDKRGIIKQEREEETVAQDEEENEEEVDNAKKRPRLIGWYGKGCAKWRRKR; via the exons ATGGCGGACCTAGAATCTTCCAGTCGCGAGTTGCGGAAGTCGGCGGACCTGAGGAGGATATTGTTCAAAGAAGAGGAGCAGGCCAAAACGCGACAC ATCCGTAAGCTGATGAACAAGCCGGCCTGGGAGCGAAGTCCCGACGAAGAGTGCATCTTGGAGAACTCGCGCGACCTGGTTCAACTCCTCCAGGAGAGGTCGCGTAAACGCCGGTGCAACGAGCAACGTCTACAGGAG GTGCAGGATCCACCGGCAGTGCTGGCCGAAAAGTGCGAGGCGCTGGCAACGGCGATTGCTGAGGCGCGCCATCTGGTGGTGTACACGGGTGCCGGCATCAGCACAGCAGCACGCATTCCTGACTACAGGGGACCGGCGGGTGTCTGGACGCTGCTGCACAAGGGCTTGACACTTCCCGA GGTCCAGGACCTGAGCCAGGCTTGCCCGACCTTCACGCACATGGCGCTGGCGCAGCTACAGCGCACGGGCCACGTCAAGCACGTCGTGTCGCAGAACTGCGACGGCCTGCACGTGCGGAGTGGCCTGACCCGCAAGCGCCTCTCCGAGGTGCACGGCAACATGTTCCTCGAGGTGTGCCCGCGCTGCAAGCCGCTGCGGCAGTACTTCCGCCTCTTCGACGTCACCGAGCGGACCGCGCTGAGGCGGCACCGCACAGGCCGCCAGTGCCACGTCTGCTCCGCCGACCTGGTGGACACCATCGTGCACTTCGGCGAGACGGGTCGGTtgcgctggccgctcaactggcAGGGCGCGGGACGCGCGGCCGACCGGTGCGACACCATACTCTGCCTCGGCAGCAGCCTCAAG GTGCTTCGGAGGTACCGGTGCTTGTGGGGTCTTGACCGGCCTGTTCGCGATCGGCCGAAGCTGTACATCGTAAACCTACAGTGGACGCCGAAGGACGAATCAGCTGCCCTCAAGATCAATGGCCGCTGCGACGACGTCATGCGGGCTGTCATGGAGCATCTAAAGATCTGCGTTCCCGAGTACGAGCG GCACAACGACCCGCTCTGGAAGCTGCACACGCCCGTGCGGCCCAAGGAGATGCAGACATTCACCCGGTTGCCCCTGGTCGTGGCCGAGGAACCCCCCCACCAAGACCACTGCTACGCGATATCAATCAAAAAAGAAGACGACGAGGATGGCAGCGAGAATGGCAGTGAGGACGAGGACAAGCGGGGTATCATCAAGCAggaaagagaagaggagacagTAGCGCAGGacgaggaggagaacgaagaggAGGTCGACAATGCGAAGAAACGACCCCGACTCATTGGCTGGTACGGGAAAGGGTGCGCCAAGTGGCGTCGGAAACGTTAG
- the LOC119399990 gene encoding FAST kinase domain-containing protein 5, mitochondrial isoform X1 produces the protein MTRLVLCHLLRLRPLVLGITVATPRCCHSYVRDHYFGFFRESGAYHRTVATTGAQLEPAPTETSTLSALGDDQLVGAVLSCGSLSARGGHVHALERECCRRVGKLAPELAIRVMDAWAAGSRHCGSTYVQQLPRAVDVKQLPWPHLVHLLYLLALKKCSVPPDFASAVEERLPEFQREGDFRELAVLCSSLFKLKIRVSNDAFLHVVSQRTAHVLASHADRFDIVAALKFLRLCEHYSAELLENLASYVTGCSQELVVTECGHMLAAFASVAAYDRGTFERLEDRVAALLHECTSSKRNSSRLHPSLRPRLKDVAKVLWAFAAVNHSAGRESLQVAVQFLEQNFTSNKDLYHILDALQSLICLDCYPWDLIDRATSPSAEHAVSLDGKKKAFLRLVFVAASAQLARGTPLTVKLTSSREQLPQRDGFGELVAVFGERRLRASCILPHIRIAGVAFTVCPRSLRASLVLDVAELKRQKTAAGNHEARFVSVELLDDSVLVRDSGGCLRGVMAVKVRQLQALGVRVIGVSPEEIARLAALSDRRQWWDTFVRACALEEPLPVGFKTVLVSEPA, from the coding sequence ATGACAAGACTAGTCCTGTGCCACTTGCTACGACTGCGCCCCCTGGTTTTGGGCATCACCGTTGCCACCCCTCGCTGCTGCCACAGCTATGTGAGAGACCACTACTTCGGGTTCTTTCGGGAAAGCGGTGCCTATCACAGGACCGTAGCGACAACCGGTGCACAGCTGGAGCCTGCGCCAACGGAGACATCCACCCTCTCCGCTCTCGGTGATGACCAGTTAGTTGGTGCTGTACTATCTTGCGGCTCTTTGTCGGCGAGAGGAGGACATGTTCATGCCTTAGAAAGGGAGTGCTGCCGTAGAGTAGGCAAACTAGCACCTGAACTTGCAATTCGTGTCATGGATGCCTGGGCCGCTGGTTCACGTCATTGTGGAAGCACGTACGTGCAACAACTTCCACGTGCTGTTGATGTAAAGCAACTACCCTGGCCGCATCTGGTTCACTTGCTATACCTTTTGGCGCTCAAGAAATGCAGTGTTCCACCTGACTTTGCGAGTGCCGTCGAGGAGCGACTGCCGGAGTTCCAGCGAGAAGGGGATTTCAGAGAACTGGCCGTGCTGTGTAGTAGTCTGTTCAAGTTGAAAATCAGGGTTTCCAATGACGCCTTTCTGCACGTCGTCTCCCAGCGTACAGCTCACGTCTTGGCATCGCACGCAGACAGGTTTGACATTGTGGCGGCGTTGAAATTCTTGCGGCTCTGCGAACACTACAGCGCCGAGCTTCTCGAAAACCTGGCAAGCTACGTCACCGGTTGCAGCCAAGAACTGGTTGTCACCGAATGTGGCCACATGCTTGCTGCCTTCGCCAGCGTTGCTGCGTACGACAGAGGCACATTCGAACGCCTCGAGGACAGAGTTGCTGCCTTACTTCACGAATGTACCTCGAGCAAACGCAATTCGTCTAGGCTTCACCCTTCCTTACGTCCACGACTGAAGGACGTGGCCAAGGTTCTGTGGGCGTTCGCAGCTGTGAACCACAGTGCCGGGAGAGAGAGCCTGCAAGTGGCAGTCCAGTTTCTCGAGCAGAACTTTACGTCGAACAAAGATCTTTACCACATTCTAGATGCCTTGCAGTCGCTCATTTGCCTAGACTGCTACCCGTGGGATCTTATCGACAGGGCGACTTCGCCAAGCGCGGAGCACGCAGTCTCTCTCGACGGCAAGAAGAAGGCATTTCTGCGGCTGGTATTCGTCGCTGCGTCCGCACAGTTGGCGAGGGGCACTCCACTGACCGTGAAGCTGACCAGCAGCAGAGAGCAGCTCCCGCAGCGTGACGGCTTTGGAGAACTGGTGGCCGTGTTTGGGGAGCGTCGGTTGCGAGCCAGCTGCATCTTGCCGCACATCCGTATCGCCGGCGTGGCCTTCACCGTGTGTCCGCGCTCATTGCGCGCGAGCCTTGTGCTGGACGTGGCAGAGCTGAAGCGACAGAAGACGGCTGCTGGAAACCACGAGGCTCGTTTCGTCAGTGTAGAGCTCCTGGACGACAGCGTGTTGGTGCGAGACAGTGGGGGTTGCCTCCGTGGTGTCATGGCAGTTAAGGTGCGCCAACTTCAAGCGTTGGGTGTGCGCGTGATTGGGGTGTCGCCGGAGGAGATCGCACGGCTCGCCGCACTCTCGGACAGGCGGCAGTGGTGGGACACCTTTGTGCGAGCGTGTGCCCTAGAAGAACCTCTCCCCGTGGGTTTTAAAACTGTGCTAGTGAGTGAACCTGCTTGA
- the LOC119399990 gene encoding mediator of RNA polymerase II transcription subunit 9 isoform X2, translating into MATIEEVSSEILHLIYDVIRSIEKDSHDPSQKRDSYDSAAKIQELRGKLQLCRDMINKLPGIELTREEQLRRVDALRRQLVRKRELLVKYKSMCHFDMK; encoded by the exons ATGGCAACGATTGAAGAAGTAAGCAGCGAGATCTTGCACCTTATTTACGACGTTATCAGAAG TATCGAGAAGGACTCTCACGACCCGTCGCAGAAGAGGGACAGCTACGACAGCGCCGCCAAGATTCAGGAGCTGCGCGGCAAGCTACAGCTGTGCCGTGACATGATCAACAAGCTGCCGGGCATCGAGCTCACGCGTGAGGAGCAGCTGCGTCGGGTGGACGCACTACGGCGCCAGCTGGTGCGAAAGCGCGAACTGCTGGTGAAGTACAAGAGCATGTGCCACTTCGACATGAAGTAG